A stretch of the Solanum dulcamara chromosome 6, daSolDulc1.2, whole genome shotgun sequence genome encodes the following:
- the LOC129891568 gene encoding uncharacterized protein LOC129891568 has translation MAESYMSQLDVASLKETLCAQQHLLQKLYNELDEEREASSSAASEALSMILRLQGEKAAVKMEAEQYKRLAEEKMCHAEESLAIFEDLFYGKEMEIAALEYQVQAYRYKLLSMGCVDPGVGEFKYPENLLQRNETLAGEMNLQALGRRNSAPPFPLKIPKKGAMEIDDSSSEIDSNSKTVEEYTGQEMNEQQSDAEKKTDISISTTGSINSYWQQIRKLDDRVKDITGVSYANLRSETRSPSPLSQRSTKISKSENEMYQPPKLHVNKSENDTPADSGCSPNVLDVFEVPRADKDTIDIGLPPKHDRKMVSHNDERLERLDSAQQEAVKSSARDEADLLKKYFVSAQREYKLRRASEAAAITCHLAISRPTTSISETSESHQLNRTSEIVEVGREATRQEMAREEELKLLHDIKEQLNLMHSEIQSLKIDKLPPSADDESSLLLLSEAMIHFWL, from the exons ACAACACCTTCTACAGAAGCTTTACAATGAATTGGATGAGGAACGAGAAGCCTCTTCAAGTGCGGCTAGTGAAGCGTTATCGATGATCTTGCGTCTCCAAGGAGAAAAAGCCGCAGTAAAAATGGAAGCCGAGCAGTACAAGCGATTGGCTGAGGAGAAAATGTGTCATGCCGAGGAATCATTAGCCATTTTCGAGGATCTTTTCTATGGAAAGGAGATGGAGATAGCTGCATTGGAGTATCAGGTGCAAGCTTATAGGTATAAGCTGTTGAGCATGGGCTGTGTAGATCCCGGGGTCGGTGAATTTAAATATCCTGAGAATTTGTTGCAAAGAAACGAGACTTTAGCAGGCGAGATGAATCTCCAAGCCCTTGGAAGGCGTAATTCCGCACCTCCTTTTCCTCTGAAAATTCCAAAAAAGGGTGCTATGGAAATAGATGATTCAAGTTCGGAAATAGATTCAAATTCGAAAACAGTGGAGGAATATACTGGGCAAGAGATGAATGAGCAGCAGTCGGATGCAGAGAAGAAGACAGATATTTCCATTTCGACGACTGGAAGTATCAATTCGTATTGGCAACAGATTCGGAAGTTGGATGATCGAGTGAAAGATATTACAGGAGTTAGCTATGCGAACCTGAGGAGTGAAACGAGGTCTCCTTCACCACTTTCTCAAAGAAGCACTAAGATAAGCAAATCAGAAAATGAAATGTACCAGCCTCCTAAGCTTCACGTGAACAAATCAGAAAATGACACACCTGCTGATTCTGGTTGTTCTCCGAATGTTCTTGATGTCTTCGAAGTGCCTCGAGCAGATAAGGATACCATTGATATCGGATTGCCTCCTAAACATGATCGCAAGATGGTTTCGCATAACGATGAAAGGCTTGAGAGACTAGATTCTGCCCAACAAGAGGCTGTAAAATCATCGGCTAGAGATGAAGCTGATTTGCTAAAGAAGTACTTTGTATCTGCACAGCGAGAGTACAAGTTACGAAGAGCAAGTGAAGCTGCTGCTATTACCTGCCATTTGGCAATATCTCGTCCTACAACCAGCATTTCTGAGACTAGTGAGTCTCATCAGCTCAATCGAACATCTGAGATAGTTGAAGTTGGAAGAGAAGCGACCAGACAAGAAATGGCTCGAGAAGAAGAGCTGAAGTTGTTACACGACATTAAGGAGCAACTAAATTTGATGCACTCTGAAATCCAAAGTTTGAAAATTGACAAACTCCCTCCAAGTGCTGACGACGAATCATCCTTACTTCTTCTATCAGAG GCAATGATTCACTTTTGGCTCTGA